The following proteins come from a genomic window of bacterium:
- a CDS encoding polysaccharide biosynthesis tyrosine autokinase — protein sequence MEQQVDIKDYARVIKRHSGVIILFFVTVVCLVTIGSFLMKPVYRATAILLIDIESPDVLTTSGMVSLDSRNYYTYKEYYQSQIEIIQSRLLAKKVFDEFRLGENKKYTKAKDPVKSFLKTIKIEPIRDTRLVSLNVDNPDPVMAAAIANRIAELYVRRNLYYISRNEMMNLLKNEYLKMEAKLSEYSKVYKDKHPAMIRLHEEINEVVKKIEAVKNSTFDFEVIENDFASSGKYPLEGLKPNNVSIQDPAEVPLLPVKPKKRLNIMLAAILGLFGGIGIAFFFEYLDENIKTVDELEKSIDWTLLGVVPEIGKVKKGFRKFDKGLLAHVTPKGPSVEAFKHIRTKIFNILEERGSPKSIVVSSPGPEEGKTTNLCNLGIVLAKSGKKILLVDSDLRRPRLQEFFNKKSIFKKKDVKGLSDFLVAHVPFDGLVQKTDIDNLYLVSCGLSPSNPSELMSGARIKEFISAAENSFDIVLFDSSPMAVVTDAVMLSKLAGQLIIVIQGGKTSRKVLHRMAKTLKDSKINILGVILNKVSIKNGESAGYYYHSHYYNS from the coding sequence ATGGAACAGCAGGTTGATATTAAAGATTACGCGAGGGTGATAAAGAGGCACTCAGGCGTTATTATACTGTTTTTTGTTACTGTGGTATGCCTTGTAACTATAGGCAGTTTCCTGATGAAGCCCGTTTACAGGGCCACGGCAATACTTCTTATAGATATTGAAAGCCCCGATGTGTTAACGACCTCGGGGATGGTTTCCCTGGATTCAAGAAATTATTACACATATAAGGAGTATTACCAGAGCCAGATAGAGATTATCCAGTCGCGCCTGCTCGCGAAAAAAGTCTTCGATGAATTCAGGCTCGGGGAAAACAAAAAATACACGAAAGCCAAAGACCCTGTTAAATCCTTCTTAAAGACCATAAAAATCGAGCCCATAAGGGATACGAGGCTGGTATCGCTGAATGTTGATAACCCCGACCCTGTTATGGCGGCGGCTATCGCAAACAGGATTGCCGAATTGTATGTAAGAAGAAACCTTTATTACATAAGCCGCAATGAGATGATGAACCTGCTGAAGAACGAATACCTGAAAATGGAAGCGAAATTATCGGAATACAGCAAGGTTTATAAAGATAAACATCCGGCAATGATAAGGCTTCATGAAGAAATAAACGAAGTTGTTAAAAAAATAGAAGCCGTTAAGAATTCAACGTTTGATTTTGAAGTGATAGAAAACGATTTTGCTTCCAGCGGAAAATATCCTCTTGAGGGGTTAAAGCCCAATAATGTCAGCATCCAGGATCCCGCGGAAGTGCCTCTGCTGCCTGTAAAACCCAAGAAACGTTTGAATATTATGCTCGCGGCTATCCTGGGGCTTTTCGGCGGAATAGGGATTGCGTTCTTTTTTGAATATCTCGATGAGAACATCAAGACTGTTGATGAACTTGAGAAGAGTATAGACTGGACACTGCTCGGTGTTGTGCCCGAGATAGGAAAAGTAAAAAAAGGATTCAGGAAATTCGATAAGGGGTTGCTGGCTCATGTTACTCCAAAAGGGCCTTCGGTAGAGGCTTTTAAGCATATAAGGACCAAAATATTCAATATTCTGGAAGAGCGGGGGTCTCCGAAAAGCATTGTTGTATCTTCACCGGGGCCTGAGGAGGGGAAAACAACAAATCTGTGCAATTTAGGCATTGTCCTTGCCAAAAGCGGCAAAAAAATCCTGCTGGTTGATTCCGACCTGAGAAGGCCGAGGTTACAGGAGTTTTTTAACAAAAAAAGTATTTTTAAAAAGAAAGATGTAAAGGGTTTGAGCGATTTTCTTGTTGCTCATGTGCCGTTTGACGGGCTGGTGCAGAAAACGGATATTGATAACCTTTATCTGGTCAGTTGCGGCTTAAGCCCTTCCAACCCTTCCGAACTTATGTCGGGGGCAAGGATAAAGGAATTTATAAGCGCCGCGGAAAACAGTTTTGACATCGTGTTGTTCGATTCATCCCCGATGGCGGTCGTTACGGACGCGGTTATGCTTTCCAAACTGGCCGGCCAGTTGATTATAGTCATTCAGGGAGGCAAGACTTCGCGCAAGGTCCTTCACCGCATGGCAAAGACCCTGAAAGACTCTAAAATCAATATTCTGGGGGTGATATTGAATAAGGTATCGATTAAGAACGGCGAATCAGCCGGCTATTACTACCATTCCCATTATTATAACAGTTAA
- a CDS encoding polysaccharide biosynthesis/export family protein: MKTNIFLKLFFVLIFLSSSFLYSQSTEYKLQATDVLKITVHEQPDLTTQTRVTADGNITFPLIGTLYVKGLTVQELENTIKELLEKDYLVSAQVLIFIEEYHPRQVSVLGEVKNPGKYDMPDEKETTLLEAVAMAGGFTKDASVNTTRIMRMENGEKKTIIIPVKDITQKGQKEKDIVIRPGDVIFVPESFF; encoded by the coding sequence ATGAAAACAAACATTTTTTTAAAGCTTTTCTTTGTTTTAATATTTTTAAGTTCCTCTTTCCTTTATTCTCAGTCTACGGAATATAAACTGCAGGCGACAGACGTTTTGAAAATCACCGTCCATGAACAGCCGGACCTTACAACGCAGACAAGAGTTACTGCCGACGGGAATATCACCTTTCCTCTTATAGGGACATTATATGTGAAAGGGTTGACTGTCCAGGAGCTTGAAAACACTATAAAGGAACTTCTCGAAAAAGATTATCTTGTAAGTGCTCAGGTGCTGATTTTTATAGAAGAATATCATCCGCGTCAGGTTTCGGTCCTTGGCGAGGTAAAAAACCCGGGGAAGTATGATATGCCGGATGAGAAAGAAACAACCCTGCTGGAAGCGGTAGCCATGGCGGGCGGTTTCACCAAAGACGCGAGCGTCAATACCACGAGAATAATGCGAATGGAAAACGGGGAGAAGAAAACAATTATTATTCCCGTTAAGGATATAACCCAGAAAGGTCAGAAAGAAAAAGATATAGTTATCAGGCCGGGCGATGTTATATTTGTGCCCGAAAGCTTTTTCTAA
- a CDS encoding peptidyl-prolyl cis-trans isomerase, whose protein sequence is MKKFLVFVVIAVTVAFVNGCSKKDITETPAGRLSDDEVVASINGYGLTVGEFKEQAEYPLIDRYFSKDPATAKEEILENLVMKNILLQEAQKLNFDKDKEFMRDIEHYWQQALLKLLLNRKAAEITGDVSVKDAEILYEYKKMRRKMFAGLTVLSSKETADKLSAAGENFEKVKKELKDNILSDEPADWWVAGDLPDSMENKLFELTPGGISVPVRYGNGWVVMRLTKEEVRDIAPIEKISQQIKENILEKKKEMAMELWALEVRGKAKVEVNEELLDKINLD, encoded by the coding sequence ATGAAAAAATTTTTAGTTTTTGTTGTAATCGCGGTTACGGTTGCATTTGTTAACGGATGTTCGAAAAAGGATATCACGGAAACGCCGGCCGGGCGGTTAAGCGATGATGAGGTTGTCGCGTCTATCAATGGTTATGGGCTTACGGTCGGAGAATTCAAGGAGCAGGCGGAATATCCCTTAATAGACAGGTATTTCTCAAAAGATCCGGCGACGGCGAAAGAAGAGATTCTGGAAAATCTGGTTATGAAAAACATCCTTCTCCAGGAAGCGCAGAAACTGAATTTTGACAAAGATAAGGAATTTATGCGGGATATCGAACATTACTGGCAGCAGGCGCTGCTGAAACTGCTCCTGAACAGGAAAGCCGCGGAAATCACGGGGGATGTTTCGGTTAAAGACGCCGAAATATTATATGAATACAAGAAGATGCGGCGGAAGATGTTTGCCGGACTTACGGTTCTTTCTTCAAAAGAAACAGCGGATAAACTTTCGGCGGCGGGAGAAAACTTTGAAAAAGTTAAAAAAGAACTGAAGGATAATATTCTTTCCGATGAGCCCGCGGACTGGTGGGTCGCCGGGGATTTGCCCGATTCGATGGAAAACAAACTTTTTGAGTTGACGCCGGGCGGAATAAGCGTTCCCGTAAGATATGGAAACGGATGGGTTGTAATGAGACTTACAAAGGAAGAAGTCAGGGATATCGCGCCGATAGAGAAGATTTCACAGCAGATAAAGGAAAATATCCTTGAGAAAAAGAAGGAAATGGCAATGGAATTATGGGCGCTGGAAGTAAGGGGCAAGGCAAAAGTTGAAGTGAATGAAGAATTGCTTGATAAAATAAATCTGGATTAA
- a CDS encoding glycosyltransferase family 4 protein: MKIAIDAHCIGKNLAGNNTYTINLVNNLLKLYPRHKWIIYISPAGKTLITNNNSNVKLITLKSKSPLRRYLFEMPKSLRKEKPDVLHIQYHGPFFHNCPTVLTVHDISYEIFPRYFTLPERLRLHFSVPYFIKKANSVITVSEYSRKDMIKKYKIEENKIKTVYNGIDHDFYTEKTSPEDTKLLTEAGIKKPFLLSVGSLQPRKNIEGILLALKKIYKSLPELRWIITGPEGWLSGGIHKTFKENPELHSIINFTGYVRPEMLRALYRNALAMIYAPFYEGFGLPVLEAMACGAPVITSNVTSLPEVAGNAALLVNPNNIGEIAESIKKVWLSEKLRREMSQKGMDRARNFSWQKAAEETFSILESAVKKTQKNKI; the protein is encoded by the coding sequence ATGAAAATAGCCATAGACGCCCATTGCATAGGCAAAAACCTCGCGGGGAATAATACTTACACAATAAATTTAGTCAACAATCTGCTCAAATTATATCCCCGACATAAATGGATAATTTACATTTCTCCCGCAGGAAAAACGCTCATCACGAATAATAACTCCAATGTGAAATTAATAACCCTAAAATCCAAATCGCCCCTACGGCGCTATCTTTTTGAAATGCCAAAATCATTAAGAAAAGAAAAACCCGATGTCCTGCACATTCAATACCACGGCCCGTTTTTCCACAATTGCCCGACAGTCCTGACAGTGCACGATATAAGTTACGAAATATTCCCCCGTTACTTTACCCTTCCGGAAAGATTAAGACTTCATTTTTCCGTTCCTTACTTTATCAAAAAAGCCAACAGCGTAATCACCGTTTCCGAATACTCAAGAAAAGATATGATTAAAAAATACAAGATTGAAGAAAATAAAATAAAAACCGTCTATAACGGAATAGACCACGATTTTTATACCGAAAAAACATCTCCTGAAGACACAAAACTGCTGACGGAAGCAGGCATAAAAAAACCGTTCCTGCTTTCTGTGGGTTCTCTTCAGCCGAGAAAAAATATAGAGGGCATTCTGCTTGCTTTAAAAAAAATATATAAATCTTTGCCGGAACTACGCTGGATAATCACCGGCCCCGAAGGATGGCTTTCCGGCGGGATACATAAAACATTCAAAGAAAACCCGGAATTGCACTCCATAATAAATTTCACGGGATACGTCCGACCCGAAATGCTCAGGGCTTTATATCGTAACGCCCTAGCTATGATTTATGCGCCATTCTATGAAGGATTCGGTCTGCCTGTGCTTGAAGCAATGGCATGCGGGGCACCTGTAATAACATCTAATGTTACTTCCCTGCCGGAGGTTGCCGGAAATGCTGCCCTATTGGTAAACCCGAACAACATCGGCGAAATTGCAGAATCAATAAAAAAAGTCTGGCTATCGGAAAAACTCAGGAGAGAAATGTCTCAAAAGGGAATGGACAGAGCCCGGAATTTCAGCTGGCAGAAAGCCGCAGAGGAAACTTTTTCGATACTGGAAAGTGCTGTTAAAAAAACACAAAAAAACAAGATTTAA
- a CDS encoding O-antigen ligase family protein translates to MGKIQTKWLLAFIMLVSFPIFVFIIGSLKKSLLAILIFSFSMRMDFNPWYNNSGFGIPVSLSGLIILSLYALWFFEVMQKKERPKLFPSITIPITLLVLWSGLSFLVAAKPYNVLYGFVFAMEFLLCYFYIANLSDSKSYMPFILNCIAFTVIFSSAIGIIQYFFPGRLNLQFLGWEDDALKLRYGSALIIRAVGFLGHANALAKFLNCWLPALFIFSFISEKSKYKIFHMASFSLGVLTLILTFSRGGWLSFFFSIILIMFILMSRNEINIKFAGIARILIAVAVVIIIAALPFYRHIQQRLKRDDYDAAANRITLAKTAFQIIRERPLSGTGLKNYESMTSYTPFVGNTPTVHNVYLHTAAELGIPAALIFIYIYIAFFFKGFNALKRGDRVVVLFILGLIAGLAANFLHGMFELGNIGDSAFLPVAFIGGLIICLKNSPEENGQDQV, encoded by the coding sequence ATGGGAAAAATCCAGACCAAATGGCTGCTGGCCTTTATTATGCTGGTATCATTCCCTATTTTCGTGTTTATCATCGGGTCATTAAAAAAATCCCTTTTAGCAATACTTATCTTCAGCTTCTCTATGAGAATGGATTTTAACCCGTGGTACAATAATTCAGGTTTTGGGATACCCGTTTCACTCTCCGGTTTAATAATACTCAGCCTTTATGCCTTATGGTTTTTTGAAGTAATGCAGAAAAAAGAGCGCCCGAAATTATTCCCCTCCATCACCATTCCGATAACATTATTAGTCCTATGGTCGGGCCTTTCTTTTCTGGTAGCGGCAAAACCCTACAATGTCTTATATGGTTTCGTATTTGCCATGGAATTCCTGCTTTGCTATTTTTACATCGCTAACCTGTCCGATTCAAAAAGTTATATGCCTTTCATCCTGAACTGCATAGCCTTCACGGTAATATTTTCATCCGCTATAGGTATTATACAGTACTTTTTCCCGGGACGTCTGAATCTTCAGTTTCTCGGATGGGAAGACGACGCCTTAAAACTGAGATACGGAAGCGCGCTGATAATCAGGGCTGTCGGGTTTCTCGGGCACGCAAACGCCCTGGCAAAATTCTTAAACTGCTGGCTTCCCGCATTATTCATATTTTCTTTTATCTCGGAAAAATCAAAATATAAAATATTCCATATGGCCTCTTTTTCTCTCGGTGTTTTAACCCTTATTCTGACTTTTTCAAGAGGCGGATGGCTGTCTTTCTTTTTCTCGATTATCTTGATAATGTTCATACTGATGTCCAGAAACGAAATAAATATAAAATTCGCCGGGATTGCCCGCATACTAATCGCGGTAGCGGTTGTAATCATAATCGCGGCGTTGCCTTTCTACCGCCACATACAACAAAGGCTGAAAAGAGATGATTATGACGCCGCGGCAAACAGAATTACACTGGCAAAAACAGCTTTCCAAATAATAAGGGAGCGGCCTCTATCCGGAACCGGCCTTAAAAATTACGAGTCTATGACATCCTATACTCCTTTTGTCGGCAATACACCTACCGTACACAATGTCTATCTTCATACAGCGGCGGAACTTGGCATTCCGGCGGCTTTAATATTCATATATATCTACATAGCGTTCTTTTTTAAAGGATTTAACGCGCTTAAGCGCGGCGACAGGGTAGTGGTTTTATTTATCCTCGGATTAATCGCGGGCCTTGCCGCGAATTTTCTCCACGGGATGTTTGAACTCGGCAATATAGGAGACAGCGCTTTCCTGCCTGTCGCTTTTATAGGAGGCCTCATAATCTGCCTCAAAAACTCACCGGAAGAAAATGGGCAGGATCAGGTATGA
- a CDS encoding O-antigen ligase family protein, which produces MRKKTETFISERPGLKALNKIYDFILYAGLTFLIVFPPVARGGSVRIWSITPVLLVIVLLIFLWLMKVVNSDEKLNLSASPKALNLSIFGFIVLAAVSFVFSIYKHDSFYALLRLVCYAGLFYLIIGNYSRPLRRYLTAVIILSATGLSVYGLLQYFGLFPHPWWGPAEFLASTYVNHNHFSGYLELSIPLTLGVVIRYKNIGPFLKLLVIEALAIMAAAFILAQSRGAWVSLGAALFFMYAAMVRKNMVPLKSLVFIVLIIVCLFAFAYYNDGAVSERIKSFEELGGGPSGEASMATRFLIWKGSLDMIKANPVTGTGIGTYVWGFSRYRPEGLNNRANFAHNDYLHMTAEMGILALPLMLIILGIIIYKGFASGNSVVLGCAAGIFSLSIHGLVDFNFHIPANMIIFIICMAFIASETPAKKDFS; this is translated from the coding sequence ATGAGAAAGAAGACCGAAACCTTTATATCGGAGAGGCCTGGGTTGAAAGCGCTGAATAAAATATACGATTTTATTTTATATGCTGGGTTGACGTTTCTGATTGTTTTTCCGCCGGTTGCCCGCGGCGGTTCTGTGAGAATATGGTCTATTACGCCGGTTTTGCTTGTGATTGTGTTGCTTATCTTTTTGTGGCTGATGAAAGTTGTCAATTCGGATGAGAAGTTGAATCTCTCAGCCAGCCCAAAGGCTTTAAACCTTTCAATTTTCGGTTTTATAGTTCTTGCCGCTGTTTCATTTGTTTTTTCAATATATAAGCACGACAGTTTTTACGCTTTACTGCGGCTGGTGTGTTATGCGGGGCTGTTTTATCTTATTATCGGGAATTACAGCCGGCCTTTAAGAAGGTATTTAACCGCGGTTATCATTTTAAGCGCGACGGGGCTTTCGGTTTACGGGCTCCTGCAGTATTTCGGGCTTTTCCCTCATCCGTGGTGGGGGCCGGCGGAGTTTCTTGCCTCTACTTACGTAAACCATAACCATTTTTCGGGGTATCTCGAGCTGTCTATACCCCTGACGCTGGGTGTTGTTATCCGCTATAAAAATATCGGGCCGTTTCTGAAATTGCTGGTTATCGAAGCTCTGGCAATAATGGCGGCGGCTTTTATTTTGGCCCAGTCGAGAGGGGCGTGGGTAAGCCTGGGAGCGGCTTTGTTTTTTATGTATGCGGCTATGGTCAGGAAAAATATGGTCCCGCTTAAAAGTTTGGTTTTTATTGTTCTGATTATAGTGTGCCTTTTTGCTTTTGCCTATTACAATGATGGTGCTGTTTCGGAAAGGATAAAAAGTTTTGAGGAGCTTGGCGGCGGCCCATCAGGTGAGGCGTCTATGGCCACGCGCTTTCTTATATGGAAGGGAAGCCTGGATATGATAAAGGCGAACCCTGTTACAGGAACAGGTATCGGAACCTATGTATGGGGTTTTTCAAGATACCGCCCTGAGGGGCTTAACAACAGGGCAAATTTCGCGCATAATGATTATTTGCATATGACGGCTGAGATGGGTATCCTGGCTTTGCCCCTGATGCTGATAATTCTCGGGATAATTATTTATAAGGGGTTTGCTTCGGGCAATTCCGTTGTTTTGGGGTGCGCCGCCGGAATTTTTAGTTTATCTATCCACGGCCTTGTGGATTTCAATTTCCATATACCGGCGAATATGATAATATTTATAATCTGTATGGCTTTTATAGCAAGCGAAACTCCGGCTAAGAAAGACTTTTCCTGA
- a CDS encoding outer membrane beta-barrel protein translates to MRKTGYLFLLFSVVFLLANIAIAETLSEDRTTRIEETLPVRSGILGSVTKFELTNNELPLREGLKADPFLLHAAFTAQEQWDSNIFLTEDDEKEDFITKLSPSIGIELPIQEHKLSADYKMDAYFFARYDREDYIDHTIRGLAALDFTNFRVNVSEMYRRFSDRSGSEDTNRIRQQHNHLRAGVSSAFDQLSYDIGYTFGIEDYLNDEIIAGPLTYDDKDRKLHVVDVTLSYRFAPKTSFLVESDLGFYRYNSRYSSDSWYTEDLVGLKGELTDKITINGRAGLRYQKYDSSDYVVDKDFFSFVCKGGIEFKASKDDVFTLNVERSIYESTYQDINYYNVNFVSLSYTHWFNDKVSANLYGDYQYNWYPEETTEGTETARRYDHIFGGGGGLRYDVREWLSLEAMYEYKQRDSKFDTFDFEDHIITVKGTVGF, encoded by the coding sequence ATGAGAAAAACGGGATATCTTTTCTTGCTGTTCTCAGTTGTCTTTTTACTTGCCAACATTGCCATAGCGGAAACTCTCAGCGAAGACAGGACCACTCGTATTGAAGAAACGCTCCCTGTCAGGTCAGGTATTTTGGGAAGCGTTACGAAGTTTGAGTTGACAAACAATGAATTGCCCCTCAGGGAAGGATTAAAAGCGGACCCGTTCCTTCTTCACGCCGCGTTTACAGCCCAGGAACAATGGGATTCAAACATTTTTCTTACGGAAGATGATGAAAAAGAAGATTTTATAACAAAATTAAGCCCTTCAATCGGGATTGAACTTCCTATTCAGGAGCATAAATTAAGCGCTGATTATAAGATGGACGCTTATTTCTTCGCGAGGTATGACAGGGAAGATTACATAGACCATACCATCAGAGGCCTTGCGGCTCTTGATTTTACAAATTTCAGGGTGAATGTCAGCGAGATGTACAGGAGATTTTCCGACCGCTCCGGTTCGGAAGACACCAACAGGATAAGACAGCAGCATAATCATTTAAGGGCGGGTGTATCTTCCGCTTTTGACCAGCTTTCCTATGATATCGGTTATACCTTCGGGATAGAAGATTACCTGAATGATGAAATAATCGCCGGGCCCCTGACATACGATGATAAAGACAGGAAACTGCACGTTGTTGATGTAACGTTGAGTTACAGGTTCGCCCCGAAAACTTCTTTCCTGGTTGAAAGCGACCTTGGCTTTTACAGGTATAACAGCAGGTACAGTTCCGATTCGTGGTACACGGAAGACCTTGTCGGACTTAAGGGGGAACTGACCGATAAAATCACGATTAACGGCAGGGCTGGCCTGCGTTACCAGAAATATGACAGTTCGGACTATGTTGTGGATAAGGATTTTTTCAGTTTTGTATGCAAGGGCGGCATTGAGTTTAAAGCGTCTAAAGATGATGTTTTCACACTGAATGTTGAGAGAAGTATTTATGAATCTACTTATCAGGATATAAACTACTATAACGTGAATTTTGTTTCCTTAAGTTACACTCACTGGTTTAATGATAAAGTTTCCGCCAACCTTTACGGAGATTACCAGTATAACTGGTATCCGGAAGAGACTACAGAGGGAACTGAGACCGCCAGAAGGTATGACCATATTTTCGGGGGCGGAGGCGGCCTGCGCTACGATGTCAGGGAATGGCTGTCGCTGGAAGCTATGTATGAGTATAAACAGAGAGACTCAAAATTTGACACTTTTGATTTTGAAGATCATATTATAACGGTGAAAGGAACAGTCGGTTTTTAA
- a CDS encoding sugar transferase, protein MLKEKDEVIRRVLIFLDGVVIAVSFLFAFFLRRHFHLVYTFDVFPSVELASRPPVAMANYLIVLFVVVPLWCAMLYTSGMYHSMRTKSYLEVAWVIIKSAVLLIVAFSTVAFLFKIKYVSRLFFAIFVICGSFFLYLEKLILFSMMHYAREQGYNFRRILIVGTGKRARDFIDRIKKHREWGIRILGIIDDEPGREHKDIDKSDIAGSLKDVGEILNKWTVDEVIFVIPRSRLNYIEKAILACETKGIKATVAVDLFELKIARARQTEFDGVPLITFDTTVAKEWELFVKRAVDIVVSAICIIIFSPLFLFCAVLIKATSKGPVFFLQKRVGLNGRKFILYKFRTMYQGSHKNIDSVTDKNIMTGPVFKIKKDPRVTSVGRLLRKFSVDELPQLFNVFTGRMSLVGPRPPIPKEVAKYEPWQMRRLSMRPGLTCLWQISGRNEIGFDEWMKLDLKYLDNWSLWLDFMILMRTIPVVIFGKGAY, encoded by the coding sequence GTGTTAAAAGAAAAAGACGAAGTCATAAGGCGTGTATTAATATTTCTGGACGGTGTCGTAATAGCCGTTTCTTTCCTTTTCGCTTTTTTCCTCCGCCGGCATTTTCATCTTGTTTATACGTTTGATGTTTTTCCTTCTGTTGAACTGGCTTCAAGGCCTCCCGTAGCGATGGCGAATTACCTGATAGTGCTTTTTGTGGTTGTTCCCCTCTGGTGCGCCATGCTTTATACGAGCGGCATGTATCACTCGATGAGGACAAAATCATACCTTGAAGTGGCGTGGGTAATCATAAAATCCGCTGTCTTGCTGATAGTCGCTTTTTCCACTGTGGCATTCCTGTTTAAAATCAAATATGTCAGCAGGCTTTTCTTCGCGATATTTGTGATTTGCGGTTCGTTTTTCCTGTATCTGGAAAAGTTGATTTTATTCTCTATGATGCATTATGCTCGCGAGCAAGGGTATAATTTCCGCAGGATATTGATTGTAGGCACGGGGAAAAGAGCCAGAGATTTTATAGACAGGATAAAGAAACACAGGGAATGGGGCATCAGGATACTCGGGATAATTGATGATGAGCCCGGAAGAGAACATAAAGATATTGATAAAAGCGATATAGCGGGTTCCTTAAAAGATGTAGGGGAAATATTGAACAAGTGGACAGTGGACGAGGTTATTTTTGTCATTCCGCGCTCAAGGTTGAATTACATAGAGAAAGCCATACTCGCATGCGAAACCAAAGGCATTAAAGCCACAGTCGCCGTTGATTTATTCGAGTTGAAGATTGCCCGGGCGAGGCAAACCGAGTTTGACGGGGTTCCTCTCATTACCTTTGATACCACCGTAGCCAAGGAATGGGAACTTTTTGTGAAAAGGGCCGTTGATATTGTTGTATCCGCTATATGTATAATTATTTTCAGCCCGCTGTTTTTGTTTTGCGCGGTTTTGATAAAAGCGACTTCAAAAGGTCCTGTTTTCTTTTTGCAGAAAAGGGTCGGCCTTAACGGCAGAAAATTCATACTGTATAAATTCAGGACGATGTACCAGGGTTCCCATAAAAATATTGATTCGGTGACCGATAAAAACATTATGACCGGCCCCGTATTTAAAATAAAGAAAGACCCGAGAGTTACGTCGGTAGGCAGATTGCTGCGGAAATTCAGCGTAGATGAACTGCCTCAGCTCTTCAATGTTTTTACGGGCAGGATGAGCCTGGTGGGGCCCAGGCCGCCTATACCGAAGGAAGTGGCAAAATATGAACCGTGGCAGATGAGAAGGTTATCGATGAGGCCGGGGCTTACATGCCTGTGGCAGATAAGCGGCAGGAACGAAATAGGTTTCGATGAATGGATGAAGCTGGACCTGAAATATCTGGACAACTGGTCACTGTGGCTTGATTTTATGATTTTGATGAGGACGATTCCTGTCGTAATATTCGGTAAAGGAGCGTATTAA
- a CDS encoding HAMP domain-containing protein, protein MKTEKVHKRKRRFTKAKFQQKFIITFCVLVVIGSVLAGLLIYAMTRSTVTTAFINSRLEMKTTADFILPAVIMSGAVVMISVGLGTIILTLYTSNRIAGPLKRIEREIKDITGGNLKKRFSVRELDEIKSLSNELDEMTLQLKSNVQDIKDAVNELEKSRTDKESGENMAKLKAVLSKFST, encoded by the coding sequence ATGAAAACGGAGAAGGTCCATAAAAGAAAAAGACGCTTTACAAAAGCTAAATTCCAGCAGAAGTTTATTATTACTTTTTGCGTCCTGGTTGTAATAGGCTCTGTTCTCGCGGGTTTGCTTATATACGCGATGACCCGCTCTACTGTTACAACGGCATTTATCAATTCCCGCCTTGAAATGAAAACTACCGCCGATTTCATCCTTCCCGCTGTCATAATGAGCGGGGCGGTCGTGATGATATCAGTGGGGCTGGGAACAATAATTTTAACGCTTTACACATCAAACAGGATTGCCGGGCCCTTGAAGAGGATAGAAAGGGAGATCAAGGATATAACAGGGGGAAACCTGAAAAAAAGGTTTAGCGTGAGGGAACTGGATGAAATAAAATCCCTTTCCAATGAACTTGATGAAATGACACTGCAATTAAAGAGCAATGTCCAGGACATCAAGGACGCGGTCAATGAACTTGAAAAATCCCGGACGGACAAAGAATCCGGCGAAAACATGGCTAAACTAAAAGCGGTTCTTTCTAAATTTTCAACTTGA